In Bacteroidota bacterium, a single window of DNA contains:
- the budA gene encoding acetolactate decarboxylase, with amino-acid sequence MSRINSILFLVLVIVFISCQNNDIQENDAIFQTSTFDALLSGNYDGTMSFEELSKKGNFGIGTFNQLDGEMLALDGNFYQIKADGMVYPVNLEMKTPFAVVTHFVADTSFTLTNELDFEQLNKLIDGIIPTNNIFYAIKVEGKFNKAITRSVPKQNKPYPPLVEVVKEQPIFEFISETGSMVGFRVPEYFGGVNVPAYHYHFINEDKSRGGHLLNCTISEVKISIDFIHEIQISLNNSSGFYNLNLVKDRSEEMEKVER; translated from the coding sequence ATGTCACGAATAAATTCTATTTTATTTTTGGTTTTAGTCATTGTATTTATATCATGCCAAAACAATGATATTCAGGAAAATGATGCAATTTTTCAAACTTCTACTTTTGATGCATTACTCTCAGGCAATTATGATGGCACGATGAGTTTTGAAGAACTCTCAAAAAAAGGCAATTTTGGTATTGGTACCTTCAATCAACTGGATGGAGAAATGCTCGCACTCGATGGAAATTTTTATCAAATAAAAGCTGATGGCATGGTTTATCCTGTAAACCTTGAAATGAAAACACCTTTTGCCGTTGTGACTCATTTTGTTGCAGATACAAGTTTCACTTTAACCAATGAATTAGATTTTGAGCAACTCAATAAATTAATTGATGGAATTATTCCAACAAATAATATTTTTTATGCCATTAAGGTTGAAGGTAAATTCAATAAAGCGATTACCCGTAGCGTTCCAAAACAAAACAAGCCATATCCACCTCTGGTTGAAGTCGTTAAAGAGCAGCCAATATTCGAATTTATTTCAGAAACCGGCTCCATGGTTGGATTTCGCGTTCCAGAATATTTTGGAGGGGTAAATGTTCCTGCCTATCATTATCATTTTATAAATGAAGATAAGAGCCGTGGTGGCCATCTGCTAAATTGTACCATATCAGAAGTCAAAATTTCTATTGATTTTATTCATGAAATCCAAATCTCGTTGAATAATTCTTCTGGCTTTTATAATTTAAATTTGGTAAAAGACAGAAGTGAAGAAATGGAGAAGGTTGAAAGATAA
- a CDS encoding metallophosphoesterase, whose product MKKTPFLIPFSIILLTLVLFSASCQKKASNDNSFSFVFMTDIHLQPELNAVQGFRQALDTIVTMNPDFIITGGDLIMDALGVSHERADSLYNLYLEVTNDYDIPFYNTMGNHEIYGMYIKEEGIENNPDYGEKMFENKIGKSYQSFTHKGWKFMILNSVEEKANKKYTGLIDDAQIEWIKKELSNTDKNIPIVISTHIPLITAFKHRSHGSTVPIDSSGVVYNSKEVLDLFNDYNLKLVLQGHLHIIEDILINGTHFITGGAVSSSWWEGKYYGFEEGFLKIDIKNDDFSYEYIDYGWKVMNDE is encoded by the coding sequence ATGAAAAAAACACCATTCCTCATCCCCTTTTCAATAATACTGCTTACGCTAGTTTTATTTAGTGCCAGTTGTCAAAAAAAAGCTTCAAATGATAATTCATTTTCATTTGTATTCATGACCGACATTCATTTGCAACCTGAACTAAATGCGGTACAGGGATTCAGGCAAGCACTGGATACCATCGTTACTATGAATCCCGATTTTATTATCACCGGCGGCGACCTGATAATGGATGCCCTCGGGGTTTCTCACGAACGTGCGGATTCGCTATATAACTTATATCTGGAAGTTACCAACGACTATGACATTCCTTTTTATAACACGATGGGCAATCATGAAATCTATGGAATGTACATCAAGGAAGAAGGTATTGAAAACAACCCGGATTACGGCGAAAAAATGTTCGAAAACAAGATTGGAAAATCCTATCAAAGTTTTACGCATAAAGGCTGGAAATTTATGATTTTAAATTCAGTAGAAGAAAAAGCAAACAAGAAATATACAGGACTGATTGATGATGCGCAAATTGAATGGATCAAAAAAGAATTGAGCAATACCGATAAAAATATACCCATTGTAATCAGCACCCATATTCCTTTGATTACAGCATTTAAACACAGATCTCATGGAAGTACTGTACCCATAGATTCCTCAGGGGTAGTTTATAACTCAAAAGAAGTATTGGATTTATTTAATGACTATAATTTAAAACTGGTTTTACAGGGACACCTGCATATAATTGAAGATATTTTGATTAATGGCACTCATTTTATTACGGGGGGTGCTGTTTCTTCCAGTTGGTGGGAGGGGAAGTACTATGGCTTTGAAGAAGGATTTCTGAAAATCGACATAAAGAACGACGATTTCAGTTATGAATACATTGATTATGGATGGAAGGTGATGAATGATGAATGA
- a CDS encoding class I SAM-dependent methyltransferase — protein MEEITRFQHWENIYSTKELHEVGWYQSVPVTSLKMIKDLNLLKTASIIDIGGGDSHLAPILISEGYTNITVLDLSAKAIERAKQRLGNDATKIEWIVSDILDFKPHKKYDCWHDRAAFHFLIKKDEIEKYVSISADAIHTNGSIIIGTFSEKGPTKCSGLNISQYSTDLLNKTFNPHFKLKESLNPEHKTPGGFKQHFTFCRFERNSNNH, from the coding sequence ATGGAAGAAATTACACGTTTCCAGCACTGGGAAAACATCTATTCTACTAAGGAACTGCATGAAGTTGGCTGGTATCAAAGCGTACCAGTAACTTCTCTTAAAATGATTAAAGACCTTAATCTTCTAAAAACTGCAAGTATTATTGATATTGGAGGAGGCGACAGTCACCTGGCTCCCATCCTCATTTCGGAAGGTTATACAAATATTACAGTTTTGGACTTATCTGCAAAAGCAATCGAACGGGCCAAACAAAGATTGGGCAATGATGCAACTAAAATTGAATGGATTGTAAGTGATATTCTGGATTTTAAACCCCATAAAAAATATGATTGCTGGCACGATCGGGCTGCTTTTCATTTTCTTATTAAAAAGGATGAAATTGAAAAATATGTAAGTATTTCGGCGGATGCTATCCATACAAATGGAAGTATTATTATTGGTACTTTTTCTGAGAAAGGACCTACCAAATGCAGTGGGCTGAACATCAGCCAATATTCTACAGATTTACTTAATAAAACATTTAATCCTCATTTTAAACTTAAAGAAAGTCTCAACCCTGAACATAAGACTCCAGGTGGATTTAAACAACATTTTACTTTTTGCAGATTTGAGAGAAACTCTAATAATCATTAG